Part of the Pseudomonadota bacterium genome is shown below.
CTGTTAGAACTTGGGACGCGTGCCCCTTCGTCGTAAACGCACATCACAGGGTGTTAACGCGCTGCTCTAAGGGGTTCACCGGAGGACCGGCGTGGCTCGAACCGCTGTGACCCTGATGATCGGCGGCGCACGGAGCCTGCGCCTTCGCAGCCGTCCATAGAGGACGGGCCAAGGCGCGTCTACCAAGCCCACTCATCAACGCACGCTAGAATCCGCGCAAACCCATCTCGCCCTGCACGGCGCGCCCTTTGATGCTAGCGCCATGCGCCTCGCTCCCGAGGGCGCAGGCACGGTCGATGAGGCCGGTCGAGCGGTGGATCTGCGGCGCGTGAGGACCCACCATCTCCACCAAGACACGCAGTGGGACGATCCGCGCTCACCATCGTGCGGATGACCGTGATCCTGGGGAGGGCGGCACGAGTGGGCCGCTTGGTAAACAAGGTGACGCTCAGCGAGTAGCACGGGCGCCAGGGCAGGCGGTCGAGTGCAGCCATAGCCGAGCTATGGCTGCATTTGACCAACACCGCGATGGCGCCCGTGCTCCTCGCCCTTCGGGTCCGCCCAGGGGCAGCGTCCGCGGCGTTGCATCGCTTGTCAATGGCGATGGCCATTGGCTGCGCGACGCGCCTTGCTGACGCTGCCCCTACGCAGAATGAGCGCTGCCTTATTTACCAAGCGGCCCACTAGGCAGACTGGTGCCGCGGCGAGCGCCCGATCAACCACCGCCAGGTGTTCCCTGTCGTACGCAGGAAGTCCTCCTGCAGCAGGTACAGGGTGGGCACCAGAATGAGCGTGATCATAGTGGCAAAGAGAATCCCAAAGCTCATGCTCACCGCCATCGGGATCACGAACTGGGCCTGGGCGTTGGTCTCCAGCATGATCGGCACCAAACCGATAGCGGTGGTGATCGAGGTGAGAATGATGGCGCGGAAGCGCGCCTTTCCGGAATCGACCACGGCGTCGTACAGAGGCACGCCTTCCGCTCGCGCCTTGTTCACGAAGTCGATCATGATCAGGCTATCGTTGACCACCACACCGGCCAAGGCGATCAGTCCGAATAGGGAGAACATGCTGATCTCCATCCCCAGGACAAGATGGCCTATGATGGCGCCGATAAAGCCGAAGGGGATCACAGCCATGATGATGAACGGCTGCACGTAGGACTTGAGCGGGATGGCGATGAGCGCGTATATCAGGAACATCGCGGCGATGGACGCGTAGATCAGGTTGCCGAGAAACTCCTGCTCCTCGAGGCTGGCACCCTCGAGCGCGTACTCGACGCCCGGATAGCGCGCAAGGATATCAGGAATCACGTTCTTGCCAACGTCTTCGATCACCTGCCTCGGTTGCGCCACCACCGTATCGATATCCGCCGACACGGTGACCGTTCGGCGGCCGTCCTGGCGCGTGATCGACGCGTAAGCGTTGCCGTAGCGCACTTCGGCAACTTCGGGAAAGGGCACGCGATCACCGGTCGGCGTCGCCACCAGCATCGACTCGAGATCGTCGATGGACCGACGATCCGCCTGCGGGTAGCGCAGCATCACCTTGAGCTCGTCCTTGCCGCGCTGGATGCGCTGCACTTCCTCGCCGTAGAAGGCCTGGCGCACCTGCGTGCCGAGCACATTGAGCGTGATGCCAAGGGCCTCTGCGCCTGGCTTCACGGCCAGCTCCATCTCGTTGCCGGCGGCGCTCGCGGAGTTGCGGATGTCGAAGACGCCAGCGTAGTTGCGCAGGGCGTCCGTAAGCTCCGCGGCGGCGGCCTCGATCAAGTCGATGTTATCCCCGGCGAGTTTGAAGCTGAGGGGCGGACCGCCACCGATGACGTTGCCGTTCGTGAACTGCAGGGAGCGCACGCCGGGGATGTCGCCCGCCTCCTCGCGCCAGCGCGCAGCGAGCTCGTCGCCGTTCATGGTCTGCGTCTCAACGGGCGGCATCTCCACGATCACGCTGCCCCGCGTGGACGTCTCCGTGAAGGTCGCCACGTGCTGCAGCGGGTCCTTTCCGCCCGGCGTGTCGCTGAGGTAGCTGTCCCGCACCTGATAGGCCGATTTCTGCAGGTGCATGAGAGCTGCGTTGCGGTCCTGGCTCGGCGTGCCCGTCTGCATGCTCACGCTGGCGAAGAGGTAGTCGCCGGGGAGCTCCGGGAAGATGACAAAGCGCAGGAAGCCCCCGGCGAACAGGCCGCTGGCGAGAATGATCATAGCGATGAAGATGGAGAAGGTGACGCCACGGGCCTTGATCGCCCGCCGCAGCAGGGGGTCGTAAACCCTGTCTATCACCCAATGCAGACCGTGCTGGGTATAGCGCTGCATGCGCTGAAAGGCCTTGCTGATCCACTTCAGCGGATTCCGTGAGGTGCTGAAGGGCGCGAAGATTACATCCTCATCGATCGGCTCGATCTTGGTGTGCGCGAGGTGGGCCGGTAGGATCAGCTTCGACTCGACAAGGGAGAACAGCAGGCACAGGGTCACCACCACCGCTACCGCTTCGAGGAATGAGCCGGCCAGCCCGCCCACGAACAGCATGGGCGCGAAGGCCGCGATGGTGGTTAGCACGCCGAAGGTGGCCGCAACGGCCACGCGATTTGCGCCGGCGACGACGTTGTCGACCGTGTGTCCATCCGCCCGCGTCTTTGTGTAGATGCTCTCCCCGATGATGATCGCGTCATCCACCACGATCCCGAGCACGAGAATGAATCCGAACAGGCTAATGACGTTGATAGTAACGGGCCAAGGGTTGTACGGCATAAAGGCCAAGGCGCCAAGGAAGGTCACCGGGATGCCGATGATCACCCACATGGCAAACTTCAGGCGCAGAAACAGGCTGAGCACGATGAAGACGAGCGCTGCCCCCTGCCACATGTTCTTCAGCATCATGTCCAAGCGCTGCTGGAGGTAGTTGGCGCGATCGACCCAGGTGGTGACCTTCACCGTATCCGGCAAGGTCTTGGTGAACTCGGTCACGAACTCCTTGACCACCGCGGCCGTGCGCAACTCGTTCTGCTGGCCGCCCGCCAGCACGCGCATGGTCGCCACCGCTTCGCGATTGAAGAGGCCGAAGTCATCGCCCTCGACGAAGCCGTCGTCGATGGTGGCGATGTCTGAGAGCAGAAGGCGCGAGCCGTCCTCGTAGGTACGCACAGCAATCTGCGCGAACTCCTGGCCCGTGTAGACCTGCCCTTGCGTGCGCAAGAGGATGTCGCCGCGGTCCGTCTCGATGGTGCCGCCAGGGATATCACTGGCATTCGCCCGTACGGCCGCCGCGATCTCCGTCATCGTCAGCTGGTAGCGCTCGAGGGTGGCGCGTGAGACTTCGATGCTGATCTCGTAGTCGCGGTCGCCGAGCAGCTGCACGTCGTTGATTCCCGGCAGGGCCAGCAGGCCGTCCCGCACGTCGGCGGCGATCTCCTTGCGCGCGTAGTCGTCCATATCGCCGTAGATGGAGATGAAGATCACCGGCACGGGCACTTCCACGCGCTCGATGACCGGCTTCTCCGCCAGCTCCGGCAAGGTCGGAATGGCGTCGACTCGGGTCTTGACCTGATTCTGTACCGAATCCAGATCCGCGTCGGGCTCCAGCTGAATCTGCACGACGCCGGAGCCTTCGCGCGCCGTACTCTCCACGTTGTCGATGCCGGGCAGGTTGGCGAGCGCATCTTCAATGCGGGTGAGGATGCCCTCCTCCACTTCCTGCGGCGCCGCCCCCGGGTATGGCACAGTCACCGTGAGTAGGTCGAGTTCGAACTCCGGCGTGGTCTGCTTACGGATCGATTGGGCGACCAGGATTCCCGAGAACAGGATGATCGCCATCAGCAGGTTGGCTGCGACAGGGTTGTTCGCAAACCAAGCGATCAGGCCGCGTTGGGGATCATTACTCGCCATCAGCGATCTCCGTCAATGACGCGAGCCGCCGGCTGCCCCGTGAACGCGTTTTCGTCCGGCGCGGGAGGCACGTCCTCGTTCGGGCGCACCAGCATGCCGTTCAACGGCGCTTCCAGGGTGGTCAGCAGCACGCGATTCTCCTGCAACTGATCGGCGAGTACGTACGCATACTCGCTGTCCGTACGCAGGATCTCTAGGTTGCGCAGGCGCAGCTTGTTGTCCGCATCAACGAAGATCACCTGGTCGTTACCGCGGATCAGCGTGCGCGGGATCTTGACCACGCCGTCGACCACGATGCCTTCGACGGCCGCCTCGACGAAGGTGCCCGCCGGCAGAGGGGTCGCCGCGCCCGTATCCGCATCACGCAGGTAGGGATCGGTAACCTCTGCCACCGCGAACACCATGCGCGTGCGTTCGTCCACCACGCCCTCCGTGCGCACCACGCGCGCGCTCCAGGAGGCCGCCTGACCGCGATACTGCCCAGTCAGGGTGGCGCCAGGCGGCGGAGTGTCACCGGCGACGCGCGGCAGCTCCACGAAAGCTAGCTCCCGATCGGGCAAGGGCAGGCGCACCTCGAAGCGATCAGTGGCGAAGGTAGTGCCGAGCGCTGACCCCGGCGCCACGTAGTCACCGAGCTGCGCCGTTCGCTCACGCACGATGCCGTCGTAGGGCACCCGGACGGACGTGCGCTCCAGGTCGCGTTCCGCGCGCACCAGGTCAGCCTTGGCCGATTCGAGGGCTGCCTTCGCCGAGAGCAGCTCCGCTTCCGCCCGATAGCCCTGCTCGCGCAGCTTCTTGGCCGCGTCGTACTCGACCTGGCGCTGGCTTACCGCCGCTGCGGTCCGAGCCACTGCCACCTCGTAGTTGGTGGGATCGATACGCATGAGCGTCTCACCGGCGCGGAAAGCGGCACCGGCGACGAAGCTGTCCGCCACGCCCACTACCGTTCCGGCCACCTCTGCGCTGAGGCGCGTCTCGGTGACGGGCTGGGCTACGCCCTGACTGACGACGCCGAAGGCTGCAGAGGTTGGCCGCAGATCGAGGATGTTGACGAGGGGCGCGGCCTCCTCACGAGGCTTCTGCTCCACCTCGGGTCGCATGGCACGCATCGCCCCGGCCCCGACGACGGCGCCGGCGATGATGCCGAAGATCAATCCGAAGGCAAGGAATCGTTGCAGCCAGTACGGCACGCGGCACCCGTTAGGTTGAGATCGTGGGCGCTATTGTGCGCTCGATGGGGACTGGCCTCCAGCGCTAGAGCGCTCTGAGGTCAATCGTTGGGGTTGTGGGGATGGGGTGAAAAGACTAGGACGCGTTGCCTAGCGAAAGGGTCGCGTGTAGCCGCCGTGTCGATGGATTGCCGGGTCGCCGGGTCTCCCCGCGCAAGGGCGTATGCGATCCGAACCGTTCACCGGCGTAGACGGCGCTTCCGATGCCACGCACCCAGCACGCGCTCGTCAAGGCTCAGTAACGCCAAGAGTCACGTTGCGCCTGGCGCGGGTCATCGCACTGGGGCGCCCACATGAGCAGCTGCGTCTGCTCTTCCGTCAGCGCTTGGTAGCGTCGCCCGCGCTCCTCACGGTCAGGGATCTTGCGCGCCTCGAGAAGACGCCGCTGGTACGCCTCGTACTCCAACCACCACTCCTGCACAGGACCGATCATCCACGCGCCCCCAATGCGTGACAGACGCAGGCCGTTCGACACCTGATCACGGTCCGCCACCACCCACACCTGATTGTTGCAGGCGGGGCCGTCCGCGCAGTGGCAGCCCTCGGTCACGGCGCCGATGTTCACGATGGTGCCCGGATAGTACTGCAGCATCACCGCCCTGATTTCGCGCACCTCCTGGTCGCTGATGTTCTCCTCGCGCACGCGTCTCAAGGTGCTGGGCCGTTTGGGTCGATCCGGTCGCCAGCGCTGCTTCAAGTGCGTGCGGGACAGACGCCGGATCATCGCCGCTTCCGCCTGCGCAGTACGCTCAGCGGCCTGCTCGGGATAAACGTCTGCAGCACGGACGTTCGCCGCGAGCAGCAGGGCTGAGACGAAGGCAACGGTCACCAGCTGCCTAAGCGACATGTACCTAGCACACCGACTAGTCTTCATCGTCTATCTCGACCGACCACGTGTCGGGCAGCGCGTCGAGCGGGCAAAAGTACTCTCGAACGCCGGCCTGCATCGGCACGTAGTAGCACTCTCCCTCGAAGTGGATCGCCTGCACCTCACCGACCTCCTCTAGCCGATAGCTGTAGACCTCAGCATCATGGGCAACAGGCGCAACGAGGTTGTAGGATAGCTCCGAGGCCTTGGCGCCCTCCGGCATAGGCACCTTCGAGAAGCCGAAGGCAAGACGATCGCACCGCCACCAGTGGATGGTAAGGCCGTACTGCTGCCACGTGCTCCGCAGCTGTTCATAAACGCCGGGCAGATACACACCTCCCTGCACCAGCCCACCCAGATAGGCTGCCGTGCGCGCCTCATTGGCCTGATAGACCCCGCGCAAACAGGACACCTCGCTAGCCGAGGCGGCCGAAGCAACGGCCAGCAGGTACCAAACGCTCAGTCCTCTCACTAGTCGCTCTCCCTGGGCCCTGCCCCCAAGCAAACGCCACGAGCATTCACTCGCCCCCACCGAGCTTGCGCGCATCCAGATCACGCGCAAGCGCGTCGGCCGAATCCACGATCTCGGCAGGGTAGCCTAGCAACCCCAGCAGCTTGATGGCGTTGCGCGTATCGCAAGGCCCTTCTCGCAGCTGATAGTCGAACATCTGCTCCAGATCGGGATTCTCGCGAAAGTGGCACAAGCGGTAGTCCCTCAGCAGCGACTGCAGCTCTACGTCGTGAGACGTCACGAGCACCGTGTTCGTTGCGACGAGGGCATTGAGCACGGTGGCGGAGGCGGCGATTCGCTCGATCGTATTGGTGCCCCGAAAGATCTCGTCGATGAGCAACAGCGGCCGTGGCCGCGAGTCAGGCCGCGTGAGGAACGCGAGTATCTCTTCGATCTCGGCCCGGTAGTAGCTCTTGCCCTGGGCGAGCGAGTCCTGGCGGCGGATGGATGCGTGCACGGAATGGCGCTCGAAGCGGGCCGCGCTCGCGTGGCAAATCCCGATCGTCTGACCCAAGAGCACGTTGAGGCCGACGGTTTTGATGAAGGTCGTCTTGCCCGCCATGTTCGTGCCCGTGATCAGCATGGACTCGCGGTGCAGGCGAAGGCTGTTCACCTTCGGATCGTCGATCAGCGGGTGGTGGGCATCCTGCAACTCGAGCGTCGCGTCGGTGGTGAACTGAGGGCGGCAGTAGGTGCCGACGCTCTGCAGGTAGGAGGCGACCGAAAGCGCGGCATCGAGTGAGGCCACATGCTCGAACACCACGACGAGCGCGTCTCGGTGTCGAGTTAGGTTGCGGATCGATCCTAAGAACACCACGAGATCGAGCAGGCACAGCAGGTTCAGGTAGAACGACAGGGTGTTGACGAGACTGTTGGTACCCGCCCGCACGAAGGCCAGGAGGCGGAACTTACCGCGCAGCCTTCGGATCGTCGCGCGCTGCGAGCGCAGGGCTTGCGCTGGCGCGAGCTCATCGGCCTGGCGGATGCACCCTATGCGCAAACCCACACTCAACAGAGTAACTAGGTTGGAAAGTCCCTGCGAATAGGCGTAAAGGCCGTGGGAGTACTTCTCGGTGATCAGGAAGTTGAGGGTCAGCAGCGTTAGGAGCAGGGGGAACAGCGCCGGCTGCGCGACCGTCAGCGCCAGGGTAGCGAGCGAGAGTGCAGACAGCGTAAAGACGAGCGGCCTTGCTACCGACGGGGTGGGCTGGCGATCGAACAGTAGCGTCGTTACCGAGTCGGCAGTTGGGCGCGTCAGGGCTAGGAGATGGTACTGCACGTCCTCGCGCAGGCCCTCATCATCAAGCAGGGCCAGCGCGGCGCGATGCTGATGGTCCAACGTGTCCACGTCGATGCTCGTCGTACGAAGTCGCTTGTAGAGGTACTGGCGACCGATCGGGGTCACGCTGTTCTCCATCCGAGAGAAGAGCGCGTCCATGTCGAGGTCGTGCCAGGTCTTGTCGTCCACGCCTGCCGACGCGTCGACCGTAAGGCGATGGTAGGCCGCGATGGCCTCGAAGTCACGGTAGCGCTCCGTGCGAGGTCTTGCCCAATTCGCCCGGTACTCGCGAAGCCGCCCAGCGCGGCCCGAGAGGTAGTCGAGCCCGGCACGCACGAGTGCGAGCAGCCGATTCACTCGGCCTCCCCGGCCTGGCGTTGCGCCCTTCCACCGAAGCCCTTTGGCAAATCAGATCGCGCTGGGCCTGGCTGCACCGAACCAACCAGCGCATCCCTAAGGCGCGAGGTAGTGCGGATCGATTCGGTCACTCTCCAAACACCGACAGACCCAAATCGCCTGACAAGGCCTTTAACATCGCCA
Proteins encoded:
- a CDS encoding efflux RND transporter permease subunit — encoded protein: MASNDPQRGLIAWFANNPVAANLLMAIILFSGILVAQSIRKQTTPEFELDLLTVTVPYPGAAPQEVEEGILTRIEDALANLPGIDNVESTAREGSGVVQIQLEPDADLDSVQNQVKTRVDAIPTLPELAEKPVIERVEVPVPVIFISIYGDMDDYARKEIAADVRDGLLALPGINDVQLLGDRDYEISIEVSRATLERYQLTMTEIAAAVRANASDIPGGTIETDRGDILLRTQGQVYTGQEFAQIAVRTYEDGSRLLLSDIATIDDGFVEGDDFGLFNREAVATMRVLAGGQQNELRTAAVVKEFVTEFTKTLPDTVKVTTWVDRANYLQQRLDMMLKNMWQGAALVFIVLSLFLRLKFAMWVIIGIPVTFLGALAFMPYNPWPVTINVISLFGFILVLGIVVDDAIIIGESIYTKTRADGHTVDNVVAGANRVAVAATFGVLTTIAAFAPMLFVGGLAGSFLEAVAVVVTLCLLFSLVESKLILPAHLAHTKIEPIDEDVIFAPFSTSRNPLKWISKAFQRMQRYTQHGLHWVIDRVYDPLLRRAIKARGVTFSIFIAMIILASGLFAGGFLRFVIFPELPGDYLFASVSMQTGTPSQDRNAALMHLQKSAYQVRDSYLSDTPGGKDPLQHVATFTETSTRGSVIVEMPPVETQTMNGDELAARWREEAGDIPGVRSLQFTNGNVIGGGPPLSFKLAGDNIDLIEAAAAELTDALRNYAGVFDIRNSASAAGNEMELAVKPGAEALGITLNVLGTQVRQAFYGEEVQRIQRGKDELKVMLRYPQADRRSIDDLESMLVATPTGDRVPFPEVAEVRYGNAYASITRQDGRRTVTVSADIDTVVAQPRQVIEDVGKNVIPDILARYPGVEYALEGASLEEQEFLGNLIYASIAAMFLIYALIAIPLKSYVQPFIIMAVIPFGFIGAIIGHLVLGMEISMFSLFGLIALAGVVVNDSLIMIDFVNKARAEGVPLYDAVVDSGKARFRAIILTSITTAIGLVPIMLETNAQAQFVIPMAVSMSFGILFATMITLILVPTLYLLQEDFLRTTGNTWRWLIGRSPRHQSA
- a CDS encoding efflux RND transporter periplasmic adaptor subunit — protein: MPYWLQRFLAFGLIFGIIAGAVVGAGAMRAMRPEVEQKPREEAAPLVNILDLRPTSAAFGVVSQGVAQPVTETRLSAEVAGTVVGVADSFVAGAAFRAGETLMRIDPTNYEVAVARTAAAVSQRQVEYDAAKKLREQGYRAEAELLSAKAALESAKADLVRAERDLERTSVRVPYDGIVRERTAQLGDYVAPGSALGTTFATDRFEVRLPLPDRELAFVELPRVAGDTPPPGATLTGQYRGQAASWSARVVRTEGVVDERTRMVFAVAEVTDPYLRDADTGAATPLPAGTFVEAAVEGIVVDGVVKIPRTLIRGNDQVIFVDADNKLRLRNLEILRTDSEYAYVLADQLQENRVLLTTLEAPLNGMLVRPNEDVPPAPDENAFTGQPAARVIDGDR